The sequence below is a genomic window from Geothermobacter ehrlichii.
CTGATGGCGACAATCTTCAGGGCCAGAAAGAGCAGCACCGCCTTGCCGACGATCCAGGGCAGATTGTAGGCCAGGGTCACCTCGGGCGAAACGATCACCAGCGACAGACTCATGGCCAGGATCAGAAAATCGAACGGCGTCGACAGGTAGATTTCCTGCGGGCGCTTGAAGATGATCTTCACGACCACCAGCGGCGCCATCAACCCGTAAAGGATCAGGCCGGCCCGGGCGACATCCAGCTCGCCGACGATCCTGTGTCCGCCGGCCTGTTCCAGCAGGACGATCAGCACCAGCCCGGCCAGGTAGAGAAACCCGTGAAAGAAATGGTTTCCCGGATCACGGGTCAGCCAGACCAGCACCGCCCCGGAACCGACAACCGCCAGGGCGAAAATGGCCTCCTGGGTCGACGCCCGGCCGCCAGCCAGCACCGCCAGCAGCAACAGCAACCCGACCAGCGCCTTGAGACCGTTGACCGCCAGATCGGCCAGGTCCTGCATCCGGCGATAGGCGGCGGTCTGCTTCAGGCCCGCCTGGGAATCGCGCTGCAGCAGCGGAAACCGATCCCGATGGCGCAGCACGAACCTCAACGCCAGATAGAAAAGGCCCGAAACGGCGAGATAACCTGCCAGCAGCAGATACTCCGGCTGCTCGTGCAGCTGCAGCGCACAGACCGCCCCGAACAGGGAGAGCCCGTAGATGATCAGCACGGTAAAGCGATGCTGCACTCCCAAGTCGAGAAACTTGTGGTGCAGATGCGTCCGGTCGGCGACAAAAGGGCTGCCGCCACACAACATCCGCTGGGTCATCACCCAGACCGTGTCGATGATCGGCACCCCCAGCACCAGTACCGGCACCATGGGGCTGATACTCTGTCCCGGATTCTGCGTCAGCTGGATGGCGAGAAAACCGAGCAGAAAACCGACCAGCAGGCTGCCCACGTCTCCCATGAAGATGCGGGCCGGATAGACGTTGTACTTGAGAAAACCGAGCACGCCGCCGAGCAGCGCGGCGCACAGGATCATGCATTCGCCGCTGCCGGCGTGCAGATCAAGCACGAAAAAGGTCGCCAGGGCGATCACCGTCACGCCCCCCGCCAGACCGTCCAGGCCGTCGATCAGGTTGACGGCATTGATCATGCCGACCACGGCGAACACCGTGAACGGAATCGCCAGCCACAGCGGCAGCACGATCTCGCCGAAACCGAACAGGTCGCCGAGATTGCTCAGGTAGAGATCACCGACCGTCATGGTGACCAGGCAGGCGAGAATCTGCCCGGCGAACTTGCGGCCGGGGGACAGGCCGACCAGGTCGTCGGCCAGGCCGGTGACGAAGATGATCAGGCCGCCGGCCATCAGGGCCCGTACCTGCAGATTGAACTCCTTGAACATCAGCATGGCAAAGAGAAAGGCGAGAAAGATGGCGACACCGCCCAGCCGCGGCGTGGCCTGGCTGTGCACCTTCCGCTCCTCGTCCGGCAGATCGAGACTTCCCGTTCCCAGCGCCCACCTGCGCAACGCCGGCACGGCAAGCAGGGCTGCGAAAAGCGCCGTCAGAAAAATGTAGAAGCTCAACATCAGTTGCGGCCGCATGCCTATCCCCCCCCCTCAAAAGCCTGTGGCCATCCATTGCCAGACAGATTTTTCAATCAGCAGAGTTGAAAGTATAGCCCTGCGATCTCAAAAAAATCTCAAATTTTCCCGCAAATCCGAAAAAAAATGAAAAAAAGAAGGGGGCTGGAGGGTGGGTGCCGGGTGCCTGGTGCCGCTTTTTAAAAATCATCTGCGTTCATCTGCGTTCATCTGCGGCTGAACCAAAGATTTTTCAAACCGCCGATCACGCCGATGAACGCAGATTTGCAAACTAAAATCCCTATGATTTTCAGGCTTTAAGCCTTATCCGCGTCCATCTGCGTTCATCTGCGGCTAAAATCAAAGATTTTCTCAACCGCCGATCACGCCAATGCACGCCGATTGAAAACCCAAAATCTTCATGATTTTTCAGACCCTACGATTTCATCCGCGTCCATCCGCGTTCATCTGCGGTTAAAATCAAAGATTTTTCTCAACCGCCGATTGCGCCGATGCACGCCGATTGAAAACCCAGAATCTTCATGATTTTTCAGGTTCTATGATTTTATCCGCGTCCATCTGCGTTCATCTGCGGCTAAAACCAAAGCATTTCAACCGCCGATTGCGCCGATGCACGCCGATTGAAAACCCAAAATCTTCATGATTTTTCAGGTTCTACGATTTTATCCGCGTTCTTCTGCGGCCATCCGTGGCTAAAACACAAGATTTCGCACTTTCACGATTCGCGGCGCGCAATCGTCACCACCGTCCAGGCGACCAGGACGCCGCCGGTGCCGCGCAGCAGATCGGACCAGCTCGCCTGCCGCTCCGGCGAAAAGTGCTGCGCTAGCTCGATGCCGCCGAGAAAGAGCAGCACCAGCGGCAGCACCCACCAGCGGCGAACGACGTGCAGCCCCAGACCGGCAAGGACAAAGCCGGCGACAAAGTGGCCGGCATCACTGATCTGCACCGACTGAATGTGATGGGCCTTCAGATCGATGAACAGGGCATGGGCGGCAGCGGTGTAGACCTTTTCCGTGGTGACACCGTCGAGCAGACTGAGAACGGCGGTCAGGACAAGCAGCCCCCAAAAGAGTGAGAGAAAAAACCTGCGAAGAAAAATCACAATGGCCCCACCCCGTTCACGGCTGAAAAGCAAAACATTTCAAACCGCCGATCACGCCGATGAACGCAGATTTGTAAACTAAAATCCCTATGATTTTCAGGCTTTAATCCTTATCCGCGTTCATCTGCGTCCATCTGCGGCTACAAACAAAAAAGCATTTCCACAGACTAATCTGGAAAACGATTCACCACTCTCCTTATCTGCACCTTGCTCTGCCCGAAATTGATCAGCAACCCTACCGGCCGGCCGGTCGCCTTGAGATAGTTGAGGCACTGGGCAAGATGCACATCCTCCAGTTGTTTGACAGCCTTCAATTCAACAATCAGATCGCCATCGACCAGCAAATCCGCAACGAAATCCCCGACCACCTGTCCCCGGTAACACACCTGGACAGGATGCTGCTGCTCGGCCCGCAGCCCTTCCCTTTCCAGTTCGATCCGAAGGGCATTTTCATAGACCTTTTCGAGAAATCCACAGCCCAGCTCCCTGCCTACGGCATAGGCACAGCCGATGACCTGTTCAGTCAGTGCATCGTAGTAAGCTCGATCCTTGAGCATCGTTTCCCTCCATCCATGGTTCTACGATTTCGTCCGCGCTCATCCGCGTTCATCTGCGGCTAAAACCAAAGCATTTCTAACCGCCGATTGCGCCGATGGACGCCGATAACGGCAAAGGCGATTTGAGGGTTAAGACCTCAAGATCTCACGCTTTTGGAGTTAGGGTCTTATCCGCGTTCACCCGCGGCTAAAAACCAAAGATTTCTGTCCGCAGTTGACTGCATGCGTCCGTGACTATAAGTCCGGCCACCTGAACCACTGCGGAATTTTCCGCACCGGCTTCAGAAATAGCGTCCAGGGATAGGGTCGCAGAGAGTTCCCGGGGCCGCACCCGCACCGCCCCGGGGACTGGCTCCGCAGGTGCCTGTCCCCGGCAGCAGAGACTGGCCGGCAATACAGGCAAGATTGTCCGCCAGGGTTTTCGCGGCATTGTAGGTGGCAGTGATGATGGAGATCATCCGACTGGGTAGCCGTCAACAGGGTCAAGAGGTCGGAAGTAGCCCTTGATACAGTTCAGGTTTCGCACACAGATCTGGATGTGATTCTTCTCTTTGAACCCGGCATTCGGGTACAACTCCGGCCCCTCCCAGAAGGCCCCGCGCACCGTATCGTATTCTGGCATCCCCGTCTCCTTCCGGAACTCGTGAACCGCTTCATTAACGGCACAATCCAAGGGACGCAGCAGAAGATCCCGCTCTTCACCGATCGGCTTGTTCTCCGGAATCGGAAATCCAGACTTCTCTTGGGTCGCTACGAGAAGTTCATACCCCTTACGAAGGATCAGCAGAGATTCCGAATCCACCAGATTGAAGCAATAGCCCAGGTCGATCACCGCACCGATAACGGCCGGCTCTTCGATTTTGCCCTTGCCCTTGTGAGGATGTTTCTTTAGATGTTGCGCGTACTCAAGGGCCCGCCGAGGGTTCTGCTCCCAGAAATAGACCCCGTTGCCAAGCCAGTCGTATTCATTTTCACTCGGCTGTAGACGCTCTTCACCGGCAAAAATCTTTTCTGCTAGCGCCTTGTCGCAGCCGTGGAAACCGAGAACAAAGGAAGGGTAGGTTGAATACATCCGAGAAAGGGATGCTAACGGTAAACTTGTTTGAGATTGCCTCTAGGGGTGCAAATACCGGTTTTGACCAGAAATTCCCGTGATTTTCGGGAAGATGCCGTCACCTTGCGGGAAAATTTTTCCATTTCTTCCAAGATCTTGCTGGTTTCTTCACTGACCTGTGTTTTTTGCATCTGCCCACCTCCCGGCAATCGTACAGTCAGATTATCTGACTCCAATCACCCTGTAAACAAGATTTCGGATTTTCATCTGCGTTCATCGGCGCAACCGGCGGCTGAATAAGCATTGCTCACCCGCCCTCGAAATACCCAACCGGCGGGGGCGCCCGCCGGCCGCGCTCCTCCGTTCCGTGGCTTCCACAGGGAATGGCAAAATCGTCCAGCCTTACTCGTCCCTCGTCCCTCGTCACCCGTCACTGCCTTTTTGTCACCCGTCACTTGTCCCTGCCTTTCAAGAAAGCAGGTTTGTCAAGTCTGACCCGATTCCCAGTTCCGGAGGCCTCGCAAAAAGTTGTCGAGGTCCGACCCGACGACCACACGCACCGCTCCATTTACAAACGCTCTAAAACTTTTTTGACATCCTCCTGGAAAATCTCAAAATATTTCTCACCCGGGAAGGCGCTGCCCTCCCGCAACGGCTGACCCATTCCAGCATCCCCGAAAAGACCTTTCATCTCTTTGGCCAGGCGTCGACACTCGGAAGCGAGCATTAAAGGGTCGAGTTTTTGTCGCCTGGGGTCTGACACCCCAAGCCAGAGAATCTCAAGGGCGCGGAACAAAGGAACCGAATTCTGCCAGGGAGTAAACCCTTCAGGTCGCAGTAGCCGGTCAAGTATCCCCGGAGTCAAGGAATAGATTTTTTCTCGGGCACGGGTCCGTACTTGCACCACTCCGGAAAGAACCATTTCCGCCAGCACATTCTGGGTTGAGCGGGGGTGCTGCCCGATCCGTCTGGCAATGAGCGAGGGGTGAATTTCATCGACGGAACCGAGCAAACAAAGAATCTCGCATCGCAAATTGACCCCCAGCAACGCCCGCAGCCTCAACAGCAACGTTGGCAGCCCCTCACTTGGGAAGGGCTGGGAAAGGTTTCGCATTTTAACAGGTGGACGCAATAACCCGTGCCGCTGAAAGACCTTGTCACAATCCTTCGGTGCAGGCATCAGCCGCCCGTCTTTCATATAGAAGAGCGGCGACTCCTTATCCTGGGTGTATCTGGTTGCCAGCTTATTCCATTTGAGGGCCACCGACGCTTTTTGACCGAGCAGTTCGGCAACCGCGCTCAGTTCAGCCCTGGCCTGGAAATCGAATTGCTTCACCAGGCTCTGAAGTCGCTGAACATTCAGAAAGTCGCCGTTGACCACCAGCCAATCGAGCACCTCGTCAAAAAGCCTCGCATCGTAACGAGCGACGGTTAACGTCAGCAACAGGAGTGCCTCCGGATCGACCACCTTCAATTCTTCGGAGCCACTGTACCCGGACACGCCAATCGCAGACCACTGCCGCCACAGAAGGGCCAGAAGCTGTTCGAGTACCTTTTCTTTAAATTCGTTCAACGAGGTGTTCATAGCCGAACTCCCGGAAAAACAACTTGATACTCTCAAGGTAGCCTTCCGACGGATCATGTGTTCGGGACCAGGCAACAGCCCTCAACAGCTCATCATCGGTCGGATTGAGCGCCTGGAGATCGGTTGCATGATAACTACCGAATTGATCAACGGCTGCATAGAGCTTGAAGTGGATCTGGTCGATGCGGTCAATGAACGCAACCGTCAGCTTTTCCCCGAACCTCTTCCAGCTCAGGCGATCAGCAAACCCATCCGGGAGACCAAGGCGAAAAAGTCCCCCCTCGCCACGACTGGGGCCATTGTTCAACCAGTCCCTCGGGAGCCCCAAATCCTCTGCCACCTCCCGTGCCGCTCTCTCCAAAGCTTCCGGCAGTGGCGCCGGATCAATCAGCTCGCCGTCATCATCTGCCAGTGCGACGACATCGACGTCTCGGGTGGCGCGCATGACCAGTTCGGTAGCTACCAGGGCGGTTCCGCCACAAACCACCAAATTGAAATTCGGAGCACCCGCTATAACCAGGCGCCCGTTCAGTAGGCGCAGCGCGGTGTCAAATTGCTCATACTGGTACGTCATTGAATCTTCTAGGTCGCATTTTGCGCACTATAAAATACATTTACATGGGTTTCAATAAAAATATTATTCAAACAGCTTGCCGAGGTCCGACCCCGCACCCCAGGACCTTGACCTTCAAACCCCAAATCTATCGGACGCTGATTTGCGCTGATACACGCTGATTAAAAACCAAAATCCTTTATGATCTTTCAGGTTCTATGATTTTATCCGCGTCCATCCGCGTCCATCCGCGGCTAAAACCAAAGCATTTCTAACCGCCGATTGCGCCGATGGACGCCGATAACGGCAAAGGCGATTTGAGGGTTAAGACCTCAAGATCTCACGCTTTTGGAGTTAGGGTCTTTTCCGCGTTCACCCGCGGCTAAAAACCAAAGATTTCTGTCCGCAGTTGACTGCATGCGTCCGTGACTATAAATCCGGCCACCTGAACCACTGCGGAATTTTCCGCACCGGCTTGAGAAACAGTGTCCAGGGATACGGCCGCAGACCGTTCACCGTCCAGGCGCGGCGGCACCCAATTTCTGCCTCAGCACAAGCCAGAGGAACTTCGGCGTCGAGATGAAGTTCCGTCGCCAGAGACGAAAGCTGGATTTCACACTGCCGTTGGGGGGTGAGAGAGCAGTACCTGCACAATCCTTTCGGCCGCCTTGCCATCCCATTTTTCCGGCACCTGGCCGAAATTCCAGTCACCGCGCAAAACGGCCTCCGCGGCTTCCTTGACCTTGCGGGGATCATTGCCCACCAGCCGGTTGGTGCCCTCCGTGCAGGTAATGGGTCGCTCGGTGTTGTGGCGCATGGTGATACAAGGGACGCCCAGCACCGTGGTTTCCTCCTGCAGGCCACCGCTGTCAGTCAGCACCATTTTCGCGTTCATGTTCAGGTGCAGAAATTCGAGATAGCCGAGCGGCTCGGTGCACCAGATACCTTCGATCCGATCACCGCTGTTGAGAAAGTGCTCTAAGCCAAACTTTTCGGCCATCTTGCGGGTACGCGGATGAATCGGGAAGACGATCGGCAGGTCGCGGGAAATGTCAGCCAGTGCTTCCAGCAAACCGGCCAGAATGTGAGGGTCATCGACGTTGGACGGACGATGCAAGGTCATGGTGGCATAGCGGCCAGCCTCCAGTCCCCAATCGTGCAGCAATGTCAGAGACTCGGCCTTGCGCTCATGCTTGCGCAACGTATCGATCATCACGTTGCCGACGAAATGGATCTTCTCCTCAGGCACCCCTTCGGCCTTCAGGTTCCGATCGGCGACATAGTCGGTGGTAAACAGATAATCACAGAGCACATCGGTGCAGAGTCGGTTGATCTCTTCCGGCATGCCCATATCGCGCGAGCGCAGTCCCGCTTCGACATGCGCGACCTTGATGCCGAGTTTTTTTGCGGTGATGGTGCAGGCCATGGTCGAGTTGACGTCGCCGACCACAATCCCCAGATCCGGTTTCTCCCGCAGGCAGACCTTTTCGAATTCGACCATGATCCGTGCGGTCTGCTCGGCATGGCTGCCGCTGCCGACCTCCAGATCGATATCCGGCTTGGGCATCCCCAGGTCATCGAAGAAGGCCTTGCTCATCTTCTCGTCGTAATGCTGACCGGTATGGACAAGCAGATGTTTGATCTGCTCCGGATATCTGTTCATGGCCTCGATGATCGGCGCCATTTTCATGAAGTTGGGTCGTGCTCCAACGATATTGATGATCTTCATTTCCCCTCCTGGTTTCCCATAACTTCCGGTACTTTTCTGCCGCCATCGACGATGTCGTTCAATATGTCGAGCATTGCGCCTGCCAGATGCGTGCGATCATAATTCTTTGCGCCCGCCAGGCAGTTTTCCTGCAGTTGTCGATAACAGTCCCCATCCTCTTTGAGTTTGACCAGGTTTTCGATCAACTCATCAGCATTCTCGGGTTCGAAAACGATCCCAGCCCCTTCCCTTTCAACGATTTCGGCCGATTCACCGGCCACGCCATGCAGGGTCGGGATCCCCATCCCCATGCATTCAAACAGCTTGGAGGGAATCACCGTAGTGAACAGGGGCGTCTTCTTCAGGTGAATGATCGAAACATCGAGGAGAGACCAGTATCGAGGAACTTCTTCCTTTGGCACGGAATCGATGAAGATGACGTTTTCGAGTTGCATCTGTTTGGCCTTCTCGATCAAGGCCTCTTTTCGTGCTCCATGCCCAAGCAGGATAAAATGGTACTGGTCACCATTCTCAAAACGGCGAACGCGTTCTGCCGCCTCAAGAATCGTCTCCAGGGCATGCGCCATACCGTGAGTGCCGATATAGCCGGACACAAACTTGCCTTCCAGGCCGTAACGCTGGACGAGTTCGGCATCTTTGGGCATCGGCTGAAAGCGGGAACTGTCAACGCCATTGGTCACGACACTGATCTTCTCACCATCGATGCCACGTTCAATGAGGGTCCGCTTGAACGACTCGGTCACCGAGACAATCCCTGCCGCCTTGCGGTAGAGGAACATCTCGATCTTTTCGAAAAAACGGATAACCGCTGAATCCCCCATGGCACCGACCGCCTTGACCGATTCGGGCCAAATATCCCGCAACTCAAAGACAAAGGGAACCCGTTTCAACCGGCTGACAACATAGGCCGCACAGGCGGTAAAAAACTGCGGGGACGTACCGATAACCAGGTCCGGCCTGCCGGCAAAGGGGGATG
It includes:
- a CDS encoding MraY family glycosyltransferase, coding for MRPQLMLSFYIFLTALFAALLAVPALRRWALGTGSLDLPDEERKVHSQATPRLGGVAIFLAFLFAMLMFKEFNLQVRALMAGGLIIFVTGLADDLVGLSPGRKFAGQILACLVTMTVGDLYLSNLGDLFGFGEIVLPLWLAIPFTVFAVVGMINAVNLIDGLDGLAGGVTVIALATFFVLDLHAGSGECMILCAALLGGVLGFLKYNVYPARIFMGDVGSLLVGFLLGFLAIQLTQNPGQSISPMVPVLVLGVPIIDTVWVMTQRMLCGGSPFVADRTHLHHKFLDLGVQHRFTVLIIYGLSLFGAVCALQLHEQPEYLLLAGYLAVSGLFYLALRFVLRHRDRFPLLQRDSQAGLKQTAAYRRMQDLADLAVNGLKALVGLLLLLAVLAGGRASTQEAIFALAVVGSGAVLVWLTRDPGNHFFHGFLYLAGLVLIVLLEQAGGHRIVGELDVARAGLILYGLMAPLVVVKIIFKRPQEIYLSTPFDFLILAMSLSLVIVSPEVTLAYNLPWIVGKAVLLFLALKIVAISARSYANQVCGAMLAALVIVVVRGLG
- a CDS encoding VanZ family protein — translated: MIFLRRFFLSLFWGLLVLTAVLSLLDGVTTEKVYTAAAHALFIDLKAHHIQSVQISDAGHFVAGFVLAGLGLHVVRRWWVLPLVLLFLGGIELAQHFSPERQASWSDLLRGTGGVLVAWTVVTIARRES
- a CDS encoding GxxExxY protein encodes the protein MLKDRAYYDALTEQVIGCAYAVGRELGCGFLEKVYENALRIELEREGLRAEQQHPVQVCYRGQVVGDFVADLLVDGDLIVELKAVKQLEDVHLAQCLNYLKATGRPVGLLINFGQSKVQIRRVVNRFPD
- a CDS encoding nucleotidyl transferase AbiEii/AbiGii toxin family protein; this translates as MTYQYEQFDTALRLLNGRLVIAGAPNFNLVVCGGTALVATELVMRATRDVDVVALADDDGELIDPAPLPEALERAAREVAEDLGLPRDWLNNGPSRGEGGLFRLGLPDGFADRLSWKRFGEKLTVAFIDRIDQIHFKLYAAVDQFGSYHATDLQALNPTDDELLRAVAWSRTHDPSEGYLESIKLFFREFGYEHLVERI
- the wecB gene encoding non-hydrolyzing UDP-N-acetylglucosamine 2-epimerase, which encodes MKIINIVGARPNFMKMAPIIEAMNRYPEQIKHLLVHTGQHYDEKMSKAFFDDLGMPKPDIDLEVGSGSHAEQTARIMVEFEKVCLREKPDLGIVVGDVNSTMACTITAKKLGIKVAHVEAGLRSRDMGMPEEINRLCTDVLCDYLFTTDYVADRNLKAEGVPEEKIHFVGNVMIDTLRKHERKAESLTLLHDWGLEAGRYATMTLHRPSNVDDPHILAGLLEALADISRDLPIVFPIHPRTRKMAEKFGLEHFLNSGDRIEGIWCTEPLGYLEFLHLNMNAKMVLTDSGGLQEETTVLGVPCITMRHNTERPITCTEGTNRLVGNDPRKVKEAAEAVLRGDWNFGQVPEKWDGKAAERIVQVLLSHPPTAV
- a CDS encoding glycosyltransferase family 4 protein produces the protein MKILFLTDNFPPEVNAPASRTFEHCREWIKSGHHVTVITCAPNFPKGEVYEGYKNRLWQTEIMDGIKVIRVWTYIAANEGFAKRILDYVSFMLSAILASPFAGRPDLVIGTSPQFFTACAAYVVSRLKRVPFVFELRDIWPESVKAVGAMGDSAVIRFFEKIEMFLYRKAAGIVSVTESFKRTLIERGIDGEKISVVTNGVDSSRFQPMPKDAELVQRYGLEGKFVSGYIGTHGMAHALETILEAAERVRRFENGDQYHFILLGHGARKEALIEKAKQMQLENVIFIDSVPKEEVPRYWSLLDVSIIHLKKTPLFTTVIPSKLFECMGMGIPTLHGVAGESAEIVEREGAGIVFEPENADELIENLVKLKEDGDCYRQLQENCLAGAKNYDRTHLAGAMLDILNDIVDGGRKVPEVMGNQEGK